In Sphingobacterium sp. lm-10, one DNA window encodes the following:
- a CDS encoding nuclear transport factor 2 family protein, with the protein MKKIFITLTVAILVSLSMNSFAATLVNPLKNYNTNRIVATYVEMISAGNYEWSEHLLAKDFEYVNDLNRTKNNRSEYLKFLKKNKGLKYDCVSRYEILDEVGNTSIAKATMDFGHFTRVDYITLSRIDNGWQVSKVVTTYP; encoded by the coding sequence ATGAAAAAGATATTCATCACCCTCACCGTAGCAATCTTGGTTAGTCTAAGTATGAACTCCTTTGCTGCAACACTGGTAAATCCTTTAAAGAATTACAACACGAATCGTATCGTCGCTACGTATGTAGAGATGATCTCCGCTGGAAACTATGAGTGGAGCGAACACTTGCTCGCTAAAGATTTCGAGTATGTCAACGATTTAAACCGTACAAAGAACAATCGGTCTGAATACCTGAAATTCCTTAAAAAGAACAAAGGTCTGAAGTATGATTGCGTATCCCGATATGAAATTTTAGATGAAGTAGGCAATACCAGTATTGCTAAAGCAACGATGGACTTCGGCCACTTCACCCGTGTAGACTACATCACATTAAGCCGAATTGATAATGGCTGGCAGGTGAGTAAAGTCGTGACCACTTACCCTTAG
- a CDS encoding DUF4230 domain-containing protein, whose protein sequence is MRKILITLLVVLLLGFAGWMIWKRFSPVDNVESRHQILVERIEAMGKLELVKYRLSDVVEHKNISAYLPDASVLLIVKADAVGCVNLANITPDDIEVIGDSVTIQLPIPEICYVRIDHDNSRVYDTKMAFFREAQLVDAAYKAAETQITKEVRQSDILEQTKSNAIHVFRPLLQGLGYSKINLSFAR, encoded by the coding sequence ATGAGAAAGATCTTAATTACCCTACTTGTTGTACTTCTTTTAGGTTTTGCCGGATGGATGATCTGGAAAAGATTTAGTCCGGTAGACAATGTGGAATCCCGACATCAAATATTGGTAGAGCGTATTGAAGCAATGGGCAAATTGGAATTAGTGAAGTACCGGCTAAGTGATGTGGTAGAACATAAAAACATCAGCGCATATCTGCCAGATGCCTCTGTATTGCTAATCGTGAAAGCGGATGCAGTGGGTTGTGTAAACTTAGCCAATATCACTCCCGATGACATTGAAGTAATCGGGGACTCCGTTACGATACAATTGCCAATACCTGAGATTTGCTATGTACGCATAGACCATGATAATTCACGTGTGTACGATACCAAAATGGCTTTCTTCCGCGAGGCACAACTGGTTGATGCAGCATATAAGGCAGCCGAGACACAGATCACGAAAGAAGTAAGGCAATCAGACATTCTTGAGCAAACTAAGTCGAATGCGATCCATGTATTCAGGCCATTATTGCAGGGATTGGGTTATTCGAAGATAAACTTATCATTTGCTCGCTAA